Proteins encoded in a region of the Rutidosis leptorrhynchoides isolate AG116_Rl617_1_P2 chromosome 9, CSIRO_AGI_Rlap_v1, whole genome shotgun sequence genome:
- the LOC139869050 gene encoding uncharacterized protein — MCKAYRKSDFDHHYGILARRIPDSARTLTTVGFNRWSRHHANRVRYAYLTSNSAESMNALSVHARKLPIIMLLEFFRASVQQWFWEHRNTADGLTTPVTPYAERKLGKRNRKSISWTVKPISQVKFEVLDMKKGSKVNLQDKTCTYKQWQFFGIPCGHVMAVARYFVLCNVTTHVQKYFHTETYKSAYMEDINPLDHISEWIDPGHLQTVLPPLVTKRQSGRPKSTARILSQGEDKDNFKSKRKCSRCLEYGHTRSTCTAHYDLSEGKQKSKCNSKTKAKPKGLVKGKGKGKREDSCSTQFGSTYNLSDD; from the coding sequence ATGTGCAAAGCGTATAGAAAATCTGATTTTGATCACCACTATGGTATACTAGCACGACGTATCCCAGACAGTGCACGTACACTCACTACTGTTGGGTTCAACAGATGGTCTAGACATCATGCAAATCGTGTTCGGTATGCTTACCTAACTTCTAATAGTGCAGAGTCAATGAACGCACTGTCAGTTCATGCGAGGAAACTCCCGATTATAATGCTTCTTGAATTCTTTAGAGCTTCAGTTCAACAATGGTTTTGGGAACACCGAAACACTGCTGATGGTTTAACAACCCCTGTCACACCATATGCAGAGCGTAAGCTTGGTAAAAGAAATCGTAAGTCTATTAGTTGGACTGTCAAACCGATATCACAAGTTAAGTTTGAGGTATTAGATATGAAAAAAGGCAGTAAAGTCAATCTACAAGATAAAACTTGCACATATAAACAATGGCAGTTTTTCGGTATACCCTGTGGACATGTAATGGCAGTAGCAAGGTATTTTGTCCTATGTAACGTTACTACACACGTTCAGAAGTATTTCCACACTGAAACGTACAAGTCGGCATACATGGAAGATATTAACCCGCTAGATCATATTTCTGAATGGATAGATCCAGGACACCTACAAACCGTCCTACCGCCATTGGTTACAAAGCGACAATCGGGTAGACCGAAGAGTACTGCTCGTATACTGTCCCAAGGAGAGGACAAAGACAATTTCAAATCTAAAAGAAAATGCAGTCGTTGCTTGGAATATGGACATACTAGATCAACTTGCACCGCACATTATGATCTTTCTGAAGGTAAACAAAAGTCCAAGTGTAACTCAAAAACAAAGGCAAAGCCGAAGGGGTTGGTAAAGGGCAAGGGTAAAGGAAAACGTGAAGACTCATGCTCAACACAATTTGGCTCCACTTACAATTTGAGTGATGATTAG